Proteins found in one Paenibacillus borealis genomic segment:
- the leuB gene encoding 3-isopropylmalate dehydrogenase yields MSEVKKIAVIAGDGIGPEVVAEAEKVLKRTEEVFGLAFETEHALFGGIAIDERGTPLPEDTLEICRSADAVLLGAVGGPQWDNNPKELRPETGLLGIRKALGLFSNLRPAVVFDCLKDASTLKPEVLEGTDLMVVRELTGGIYFGEKLRRQGEHGEEAVDTCVYNVTEVERIVRQAFEIAGKRRNKLASVDKANVLETSRLWREVVNRLAPEYPQVELEHVLVDNCAMQLLRRPSSFDVIVTENMFGDILSDEAAMLTGSIGMLASASLGEGSYGLYEPVHGSAPDIAGQGLANPIATILSLALMFRMTFGYEEAAAAIEAAVAEVLDAGHRTSDIAVDKSKAISTTEMGDLIVAAIRKA; encoded by the coding sequence ATGAGCGAGGTTAAAAAAATCGCCGTAATTGCCGGGGACGGTATCGGACCTGAAGTTGTGGCAGAAGCGGAAAAAGTATTGAAAAGAACGGAAGAAGTGTTCGGCTTAGCATTTGAAACGGAGCATGCCCTCTTCGGCGGGATTGCCATTGATGAGAGAGGAACACCGCTGCCGGAGGATACGCTGGAAATCTGCCGAAGTGCAGACGCTGTATTGCTGGGGGCTGTTGGCGGGCCACAGTGGGATAACAATCCCAAGGAGCTGCGTCCGGAAACCGGACTGCTGGGTATCCGCAAAGCACTGGGGCTGTTCTCCAATCTGCGTCCCGCGGTCGTCTTCGATTGCCTGAAGGATGCTTCCACGTTGAAACCGGAAGTGCTGGAAGGCACGGACCTGATGGTGGTACGTGAGCTGACGGGCGGTATTTATTTCGGTGAGAAGCTGCGCCGTCAGGGTGAACACGGGGAAGAGGCTGTCGATACCTGCGTATACAATGTAACGGAAGTAGAGCGGATTGTACGCCAGGCATTCGAGATTGCCGGCAAACGCCGTAATAAGCTGGCGAGTGTCGACAAAGCCAATGTGCTGGAAACCTCGCGCCTCTGGCGTGAGGTGGTGAACAGACTGGCACCGGAATATCCGCAGGTTGAGCTGGAGCATGTTCTGGTAGACAACTGCGCAATGCAGCTGCTGCGCCGTCCTTCGAGCTTCGATGTTATCGTCACTGAGAACATGTTCGGAGATATCCTGAGTGATGAAGCAGCGATGCTGACCGGTTCCATCGGTATGCTGGCTTCGGCTTCACTGGGAGAAGGCAGCTACGGCCTCTATGAGCCGGTACACGGCTCTGCGCCTGACATTGCCGGCCAGGGACTGGCGAATCCGATCGCAACGATTCTGTCGCTTGCGCTGATGTTCCGCATGACCTTCGGCTACGAAGAGGCAGCGGCAGCCATCGAAGCGGCTGTGGCTGAAGTGCTGGATGCCGGTCACCGGACCAGTGATATCGCTGTAGACAAGAGCAAGGCAATCAGCACTACAGAGATGGGTGACCTGATCGTTGCCGCTATCCGCAAAGCCTAG
- a CDS encoding peroxiredoxin has translation MAERLVGKPAPDFFMETVTGDGKDFGKVSLSDYRGKWLVFFFYPLDFTFVCPTEITALSDAAADFAELDTEILGVSIDSIHSHKAWLTTPKDMNGLGPVNFPLASDITKKVASDYGVLIEEEGVALRGLFIIDPDGELKYQVVNHNDVGRSVEETLRVLQALQSGGLCAMNWKPGDKNL, from the coding sequence ATGGCAGAACGTTTGGTAGGTAAACCAGCCCCTGATTTCTTCATGGAGACAGTAACGGGTGACGGTAAGGATTTCGGTAAGGTTAGCTTGTCCGACTATCGCGGTAAATGGCTTGTATTCTTCTTTTATCCGCTTGATTTCACATTTGTATGTCCGACCGAAATTACAGCACTGAGTGATGCTGCGGCTGATTTCGCAGAGCTCGATACAGAAATTCTTGGTGTGAGCATCGACTCCATCCACAGCCACAAAGCCTGGTTGACAACACCTAAGGATATGAACGGTCTTGGACCGGTTAACTTCCCGCTGGCGTCCGATATCACGAAGAAGGTTGCCAGTGATTATGGCGTCCTGATCGAAGAAGAAGGCGTAGCTCTTCGCGGATTGTTCATTATCGATCCTGATGGTGAACTGAAATATCAAGTGGTTAACCACAACGATGTAGGCCGCAGTGTAGAAGAAACTCTGCGTGTGCTGCAGGCCCTGCAATCCGGCGGGCTGTGCGCTATGAACTGGAAACCGGGCGACAAGAATCTGTAA
- a CDS encoding ATP-binding protein has translation MISQYQESLLLPARTFQSGPMDTTYEDVLEHIDSGILLFDEEGVLTFVNKQMYGILELNRHSLLGCTLSHLLTHIQLSRFKKKLVLRSYREMVVKGKPSYEFVDEYGRYWRASLCSGEQMKGCYLFTLKEISDFKLIEQTAYQNDSLAMLGRLSASIAHEIRNPLTAIRGFIQLLHPHLHLLGKEEYAKIILAEIDRANDIIHEFLTSSKPSVPQVSMIPVSALLKEVVLLTESEALMKGCQINLQVLQEDLFISGDTKQMKQVVLNMIRNAMEAISERADDSMGRIEVGARKEGTEVRIFISDNGKGMDICTLDRLFNPFFTTKENGTGLGLSVSDRIIKNHGGCISVSSRLNEGTRFVISLPLIH, from the coding sequence GTGATAAGCCAATATCAGGAAAGCTTGCTGTTACCGGCAAGAACGTTTCAATCCGGACCGATGGATACTACATATGAGGATGTGCTGGAGCATATCGACAGCGGGATTCTGCTTTTTGATGAAGAGGGAGTTCTGACGTTCGTAAACAAGCAGATGTACGGCATTCTGGAACTTAACCGCCATTCTCTGCTGGGCTGCACACTGAGTCATTTGTTAACCCATATTCAACTAAGCCGTTTTAAGAAGAAACTGGTATTGCGGAGTTACCGTGAAATGGTGGTCAAAGGTAAGCCAAGCTATGAATTTGTAGATGAATATGGCCGGTACTGGCGCGCCTCTCTCTGCAGCGGTGAGCAGATGAAGGGCTGCTACCTGTTCACGCTCAAAGAAATCTCAGACTTCAAACTGATTGAACAGACAGCGTACCAGAACGACAGTCTGGCAATGCTGGGCAGATTATCGGCTTCAATTGCACATGAGATCCGTAACCCGCTGACCGCGATCCGGGGGTTTATCCAATTACTTCATCCTCATCTTCACCTGCTCGGCAAGGAAGAGTATGCGAAGATTATATTAGCTGAGATTGATCGTGCCAATGACATAATTCATGAATTTCTGACTTCCTCCAAGCCTTCTGTGCCACAGGTCAGCATGATTCCTGTCTCGGCGCTGCTTAAGGAAGTTGTCCTGCTTACAGAGAGTGAAGCTCTGATGAAGGGCTGCCAGATTAATCTGCAGGTGCTTCAGGAAGACCTGTTCATCTCCGGTGACACGAAACAAATGAAGCAGGTTGTTTTAAATATGATTCGGAATGCTATGGAAGCGATCTCGGAGAGAGCGGATGATTCCATGGGCAGAATAGAGGTCGGAGCGCGTAAAGAGGGTACGGAGGTGCGGATCTTCATCTCTGACAATGGCAAAGGAATGGATATCTGCACACTGGATAGGCTGTTCAATCCTTTCTTTACGACGAAGGAGAATGGTACGGGATTAGGATTATCCGTCAGTGACCGTATCATCAAGAATCATGGCGGCTGCATCTCTGTCAGCAGCCGGCTGAATGAAGGTACCCGGTTCGTGATTTCGCTTCCGCTCATTCATTAA